A single region of the Marinobacter nanhaiticus D15-8W genome encodes:
- a CDS encoding alpha/beta fold hydrolase — MQTQDLRVSLGEGMTVEARRIQYPRSNGPTLVFLHESLGNIDLWRRFPQRLSEATGFDALIYNRLGYGDSSDEPLPRPYDYQEREGAVVLPRLLDALDLDEVILIGHSDGGSIALIAAGVLGDRVKGLITMAAHTYADYLTTEGIQAMKVRYEETNLREKLQRYHGSRTDDLFSAWHTVWLDEDFNASMDFSHWLARIQCPSMIIQGDADEYGVPEQVTDIVAGIGPSARALFMPGTGHSPHLEQPEPLVEFVCDFLLSDSSVKNQVLC, encoded by the coding sequence ATGCAAACGCAAGACTTGAGGGTATCGCTGGGCGAGGGGATGACGGTGGAAGCTCGCCGCATCCAATACCCGAGGTCCAACGGACCGACGTTGGTATTCCTGCACGAATCCCTCGGCAACATCGATCTTTGGCGCCGGTTTCCCCAGCGCCTGTCCGAGGCGACCGGCTTCGACGCCCTGATCTACAACCGGTTGGGTTACGGCGACTCGTCCGATGAGCCGTTGCCCCGCCCCTACGACTACCAGGAAAGGGAAGGTGCTGTCGTTCTGCCGCGGCTGCTGGACGCGCTAGACCTGGACGAAGTAATCCTGATTGGCCACAGCGATGGTGGATCCATTGCACTGATTGCTGCCGGCGTTCTCGGCGATCGAGTGAAGGGGCTCATCACAATGGCGGCGCATACCTATGCCGACTACCTGACGACGGAAGGCATCCAGGCCATGAAAGTGCGGTACGAGGAGACCAATCTTCGGGAAAAGCTACAACGCTATCACGGCTCCCGAACCGACGATCTTTTCAGCGCCTGGCATACCGTCTGGCTGGACGAAGACTTCAACGCCTCCATGGACTTCAGTCACTGGCTGGCGCGGATTCAATGCCCGTCTATGATCATTCAAGGCGACGCAGACGAATACGGGGTGCCGGAACAGGTAACGGATATCGTCGCGGGTATCGGGCCGTCCGCCCGAGCGCTTTTCATGCCCGGCACGGGCCACTCGCCACACCTGGAACAACCAGAGCCGCTGGTCGAATTCGTTTGCGACTTTTTGCTAAGCGACTCCTCGGTTAAAAACCAAGTTCTTTGTTGA
- a CDS encoding ABC transporter ATP-binding protein: MSEPCVLETRNLVKEFKGFVAVDDVNLKIQKGHIHALIGPNGAGKTTVFNLLTKFLTPTRGHILFKGQDITAMKSAAIARKGVVRSFQISAVFPHMTALENIRIALQSFEGTSFSFWKSGASLNRLNERCLELLDAVGLAEYANTTTVELAYGRKRALELATTLAMEPQLLLLDEPTQGMGAEDVDRVVELVRKAAQGRTVLMVEHNLSVVSKLCDRITVLAQGAVLTEGDYDTVSADPQVREVYMGRDGSGERGAASAPNKTEAAQ; the protein is encoded by the coding sequence ATGAGTGAACCGTGCGTTCTTGAGACCCGCAACCTTGTCAAGGAGTTCAAGGGATTCGTGGCCGTCGACGACGTGAATCTGAAGATTCAGAAAGGCCATATCCACGCCCTGATCGGACCCAATGGCGCAGGCAAGACTACCGTCTTCAACCTGCTTACCAAGTTCCTCACGCCTACCCGCGGCCATATCCTGTTCAAGGGGCAGGACATCACCGCCATGAAATCTGCAGCCATAGCCCGTAAAGGGGTCGTGCGTTCGTTCCAGATTTCGGCGGTATTCCCGCACATGACCGCGTTGGAGAACATCCGTATCGCCCTACAGAGCTTCGAGGGCACCTCCTTCAGCTTCTGGAAATCCGGTGCGTCCCTGAACCGGCTCAACGAACGCTGCCTGGAACTGCTGGACGCCGTCGGTCTCGCCGAGTACGCCAACACCACCACCGTCGAACTCGCCTACGGCCGCAAACGCGCTTTGGAGCTGGCCACCACGCTGGCCATGGAACCGCAACTCCTACTGCTGGACGAGCCCACCCAGGGCATGGGCGCGGAAGATGTGGACCGGGTCGTTGAACTGGTCCGTAAGGCGGCGCAGGGCCGGACGGTTCTCATGGTCGAGCATAACCTGAGCGTGGTCAGCAAATTATGCGATCGCATTACCGTACTGGCTCAGGGCGCTGTTCTGACGGAGGGCGATTACGACACCGTTTCGGCCGATCCCCAAGTACGCGAAGTGTATATGGGCCGGGATGGCAGCGGTGAACGGGGCGCCGCCTCAGCGCCAAACAAGACGGAGGCGGCCCAATGA
- a CDS encoding ABC transporter ATP-binding protein — MSHEQDRDYEQLRVSGLHAFYGESHILHSIDLVVKRGELVTLLGRNGAGRSTTLKSIMNMVGRRTGSIVINGEETMTRAPHHIARLGVGYCPEHRGIFSGLSVQENLTLPPVVRSGGMSLEEIFSMFPNLYERRFSQGGKLSGGEQQMLAMARILRTGANMLLLDEITEGLAPVIVEKLGEVLVKLKEKGLTIVLVEQNFHFAAPLADRHYVVEHGQIVEEVSADELSAKQSVLDSYLGV; from the coding sequence ATGAGTCATGAACAGGATCGCGACTACGAACAGCTGCGGGTATCCGGGCTGCATGCGTTCTACGGTGAGTCCCACATCCTCCATAGCATCGACCTGGTCGTGAAGCGAGGCGAACTGGTTACGTTGCTGGGCCGCAACGGCGCCGGGCGCAGTACCACGCTCAAGTCGATCATGAACATGGTCGGACGCCGCACGGGCTCTATCGTGATCAACGGCGAAGAGACCATGACGCGCGCACCGCATCATATTGCAAGGTTGGGCGTAGGCTATTGCCCCGAACATCGGGGCATTTTTTCAGGCCTCAGCGTCCAGGAGAATCTCACCCTGCCACCGGTAGTGCGAAGCGGCGGCATGAGCCTGGAAGAGATCTTCTCCATGTTTCCCAACCTCTACGAGCGCCGTTTCAGTCAGGGCGGCAAGCTCTCCGGCGGCGAGCAACAGATGCTGGCCATGGCCCGTATCCTGCGCACCGGCGCCAATATGCTGTTGCTGGATGAAATCACCGAAGGCCTGGCGCCGGTCATCGTCGAGAAACTCGGCGAGGTCCTGGTCAAGCTCAAGGAGAAAGGGCTGACCATCGTCCTGGTGGAACAGAATTTTCACTTCGCTGCCCCTCTGGCCGACCGCCATTACGTGGTCGAGCATGGGCAGATCGTGGAAGAAGTCAGTGCCGACGAGCTGAGCGCCAAGCAGTCGGTCCTGGATAGCTATCTGGGCGTCTGA
- a CDS encoding ABC transporter substrate-binding protein, with the protein MTMMKKLLTSAVASAVMVGGAQAAISNDTVKIGYLADMSGTYRDLAGPNGLKAMEMAIADFGGKVKGAKIEVVSADDRNSADVASSTVRRWIENENVDLVAGLVASSVSIAVSDILEENDKLGIVSGSAASSITNEHCTPNHIHYVYDTYPLANGTANAVVKEGGKSWFILTADYAFGHALEGDVTRVVEENGGEVIGTLRHPFPTPDFSSFILQAQASGADVVALANAGADTTNAINTASEFGVTQSGQTLAALLLFLTDVHALGVEAAQGIQLTTGWYWDMNDETRAWSDRFMEQTGVRPTMVHAGIYSSTLQYLEAVEATDSDDAQTVRKQMMETPINDMFATNGKIREDGRMVHDMYLAEVKTPDESENEWDLYKIVRTIPGDEAYRPLSESKCPLVSSK; encoded by the coding sequence ATGACAATGATGAAGAAGCTTCTGACCTCAGCCGTTGCCTCAGCCGTGATGGTAGGTGGCGCCCAAGCCGCAATTTCCAACGATACCGTCAAGATCGGTTACCTGGCGGATATGTCCGGCACCTACCGTGACCTCGCAGGCCCCAACGGCCTCAAGGCGATGGAAATGGCGATCGCCGACTTCGGCGGCAAGGTGAAGGGCGCCAAGATCGAGGTGGTGAGTGCCGATGACCGCAACAGTGCGGACGTTGCCTCAAGCACCGTGCGCCGCTGGATCGAGAATGAAAATGTGGACCTGGTCGCCGGGCTGGTGGCCTCGTCGGTCTCCATCGCAGTCAGCGATATCCTTGAGGAAAACGACAAGCTGGGCATCGTTTCCGGGTCTGCGGCGTCAAGCATCACCAACGAGCACTGCACGCCGAACCATATCCACTACGTCTACGACACCTATCCGCTGGCCAACGGGACTGCCAATGCAGTGGTCAAGGAGGGCGGAAAGAGCTGGTTTATCCTGACGGCGGACTACGCATTCGGCCATGCGCTCGAGGGCGATGTGACCCGCGTTGTCGAGGAAAACGGGGGGGAAGTGATCGGCACACTCCGCCACCCGTTCCCGACCCCGGATTTCTCCTCGTTCATACTGCAGGCGCAGGCTTCAGGTGCTGACGTTGTAGCGCTCGCCAACGCCGGTGCGGATACCACCAACGCTATCAACACGGCAAGCGAATTCGGCGTTACCCAATCCGGCCAGACCCTGGCGGCGCTGCTGCTGTTTCTGACCGACGTTCACGCATTGGGCGTAGAAGCGGCACAGGGCATCCAACTGACCACCGGCTGGTATTGGGACATGAACGATGAGACCCGCGCCTGGTCCGACCGCTTCATGGAGCAAACCGGCGTCCGTCCAACCATGGTCCATGCCGGCATCTACTCCAGCACCCTGCAATATCTCGAGGCCGTCGAAGCGACTGACTCCGACGACGCCCAGACCGTCCGCAAGCAGATGATGGAAACGCCCATCAACGATATGTTCGCCACCAACGGCAAGATCCGCGAAGACGGTCGCATGGTGCATGACATGTACCTGGCGGAAGTGAAGACACCGGACGAGTCCGAGAACGAGTGGGATCTCTACAAGATCGTGCGCACCATCCCCGGCGACGAAGCCTACCGTCCGCTTTCGGAGAGCAAGTGCCCGCTGGTCAGCAGCAAGTAA
- a CDS encoding branched-chain amino acid ABC transporter permease — translation MSMIFGVPLAVLSGQLLIGVINGAFYALLSLGLAVIFGLLKIINFAHGAMYMLGAMATVILFDNLGVNYWVALFVAPLLVGALGVIIEYFLLRRIAGQDHIYSLLLTFGVALLLQGVLTNIYGVSGLRYAIPELFKGGVNLGFMFLPYYRAWVIVVALVVCLGTWFMIEKTKLGAYLRAGAEDAQLMQGFGINVPLLVSLTYGFGVMLAAFAGVLAAPIYSVTPVMGSHILITVFAVVVIGGLGSIGGAIITGILMGVIEGLTKTFYPPASTAVIFLVMVLVIMFRPSGLFGKEA, via the coding sequence ATGTCCATGATTTTCGGTGTCCCCCTTGCGGTGCTGTCCGGTCAGCTGCTGATCGGGGTTATCAACGGCGCGTTCTACGCGTTGCTGAGCCTGGGATTGGCCGTTATTTTCGGCCTGCTCAAGATTATCAACTTCGCCCACGGGGCGATGTATATGCTCGGTGCGATGGCCACCGTGATTCTGTTCGACAACCTGGGCGTCAACTATTGGGTAGCGCTCTTTGTCGCGCCCCTGCTTGTGGGGGCCCTTGGGGTCATCATCGAGTATTTCCTGCTGCGTCGTATCGCAGGTCAGGATCATATCTATAGCCTGCTGCTGACCTTCGGTGTGGCGCTGCTGCTTCAGGGCGTGTTGACGAACATCTATGGCGTGTCGGGACTGCGCTATGCCATACCGGAACTGTTCAAGGGCGGCGTCAACCTCGGTTTTATGTTCCTGCCGTACTACCGGGCCTGGGTCATCGTGGTTGCCCTGGTGGTTTGTCTCGGGACCTGGTTCATGATCGAGAAGACCAAACTGGGCGCCTACCTGCGCGCCGGCGCCGAAGACGCCCAGCTCATGCAGGGCTTCGGTATCAATGTGCCGCTGCTGGTGAGCCTGACCTACGGGTTTGGCGTGATGCTTGCCGCATTCGCCGGGGTCCTGGCAGCGCCGATCTACTCGGTTACCCCCGTGATGGGCTCGCATATCCTGATTACGGTGTTCGCGGTGGTTGTGATTGGTGGCCTGGGTTCCATCGGCGGTGCGATTATCACCGGAATTCTGATGGGTGTGATCGAAGGGCTGACCAAGACCTTTTATCCACCGGCTTCGACCGCGGTGATCTTCCTGGTCATGGTGCTGGTCATCATGTTCCGGCCTTCGGGTCTGTTTGGTAAGGAGGCGTAA
- a CDS encoding branched-chain amino acid ABC transporter permease, with the protein MSQSFDPATIHKAILEQQKADDRKKMMLNGVLVLLLMAAPFAIYPVFLMKILCFALFAVAFNLLFGFTGLLSFGHAAFLAAGSYTTGYLLSNYSGLTTELGILAGTAVATVLGLGFAVLSTRRHGIYFAMVTLALAQLVFFFLVQAEFTGGEDGMHGIPRGHLLGLINLENNLTMYYFVLAVFLGCYLLVQRVVTSPFGQILKSIKQNEPRAISLGYNVNQYKVLAFVISAALAGLAGSLKSVVFQLASLNDAHWHMSGEVILMTLLGGVGTLLGPVVGATFVVNIEYQLSQGPLRDWVDPILGGIFILTVLAFRSGIVGEINKFVNKNLR; encoded by the coding sequence ATGAGCCAGTCATTCGATCCGGCCACTATCCACAAAGCCATCCTGGAACAGCAGAAGGCCGATGACCGCAAGAAGATGATGCTCAACGGCGTGCTGGTCCTGCTTCTCATGGCGGCGCCTTTCGCGATCTACCCGGTCTTCCTGATGAAGATCCTGTGCTTTGCGCTGTTTGCCGTGGCTTTCAACCTGCTGTTCGGCTTCACTGGTTTGTTGTCCTTCGGCCACGCCGCGTTCCTGGCCGCCGGCAGCTACACCACGGGCTACCTGCTAAGCAACTATTCCGGCCTGACCACCGAGCTGGGCATCCTGGCCGGAACCGCGGTCGCCACGGTGCTGGGCCTGGGCTTCGCCGTGCTGTCGACCCGTCGCCACGGGATCTACTTCGCCATGGTGACGCTGGCGCTGGCGCAACTGGTCTTCTTCTTCCTGGTCCAGGCGGAGTTCACCGGTGGCGAGGATGGCATGCACGGCATTCCCAGAGGGCACCTGCTCGGATTGATCAACCTCGAGAACAACCTGACGATGTACTACTTCGTGTTGGCCGTGTTCCTGGGCTGCTATCTGCTGGTGCAGCGCGTCGTCACCAGTCCGTTCGGACAGATATTGAAGTCGATCAAGCAGAACGAGCCCCGCGCTATCTCCCTCGGCTACAACGTTAATCAGTACAAGGTGTTGGCCTTCGTCATCTCCGCAGCTCTGGCGGGATTGGCGGGTTCGCTGAAATCCGTGGTGTTCCAGCTGGCTTCGCTGAACGATGCCCACTGGCATATGTCCGGGGAAGTGATCCTGATGACTCTGCTTGGTGGGGTGGGGACGCTACTGGGGCCAGTGGTGGGCGCCACTTTTGTGGTGAACATCGAGTATCAGCTGTCGCAGGGACCGCTGCGGGACTGGGTGGACCCGATCCTGGGCGGGATCTTTATCCTCACCGTACTGGCGTTCCGCAGTGGTATCGTGGGTGAGATCAACAAGTTCGTGAATAAGAACCTGCGTTAG
- a CDS encoding integrase core domain-containing protein — protein sequence MGYTSYGMGKEDAPMPWKETCVMDLKMQLIAAWLQGGHGVSDLARGYGISRKTAYKWIRRYQEEGAGGLQERSRAPHYCPHAVTEDVAEQIVAIKKVHPSFGPKKVLDRLRELEPAMALPADSTAGEILKAAGLVKKRRYKRPYPADPQPFELGDRNNALWSVDYKGQYRTAGGRWCYPLTVTDNASRYVLGCHGVSATDYVQAKPIMEWVFHEYGLPEGILSDNGAPFASRSAGGLTRLSKWWVELGIGVHRSKPGTPTQNARHERMHGSLNRAVGGRMRGTSLMQQQTTLQAFREEFNEQRSHEALGRQTPASVYQPSRRRYSPVLRPIEYNVDQAVRNVRHNGEIKWQGHLIYISGLLARHRVGLQEVENDRVEVRYSTHLLGHINLKTARLEPACEWHAGE from the coding sequence ATGGGTTACACAAGTTACGGTATGGGCAAGGAGGACGCGCCCATGCCCTGGAAAGAGACTTGTGTAATGGATCTGAAGATGCAGTTGATCGCGGCCTGGCTGCAGGGCGGGCACGGTGTAAGCGATCTGGCCCGCGGCTACGGCATTAGCCGCAAGACGGCTTACAAGTGGATCAGGCGCTACCAGGAGGAAGGTGCCGGTGGGCTGCAGGAGCGCTCCCGAGCGCCGCACTATTGCCCACATGCAGTGACGGAGGACGTGGCTGAACAGATTGTGGCGATCAAGAAAGTCCATCCCAGCTTTGGCCCCAAGAAGGTTCTGGACCGCTTGCGTGAGCTAGAACCGGCGATGGCATTGCCGGCAGACAGCACGGCCGGTGAGATACTCAAAGCGGCGGGTCTGGTCAAGAAACGGCGCTACAAGCGGCCGTACCCGGCCGACCCGCAACCGTTTGAACTGGGTGATCGCAATAATGCGCTGTGGAGTGTGGACTACAAGGGGCAGTACCGGACGGCCGGCGGGCGCTGGTGTTATCCGCTCACGGTAACCGACAATGCCAGCCGTTATGTCTTGGGCTGTCATGGCGTGAGCGCAACAGACTACGTCCAGGCGAAGCCGATTATGGAATGGGTTTTCCATGAGTACGGTCTGCCGGAGGGGATCTTGTCCGACAACGGGGCGCCCTTCGCCAGTCGCTCAGCAGGAGGTCTGACGCGACTGTCGAAATGGTGGGTCGAGCTGGGCATTGGGGTGCATCGTAGCAAGCCGGGAACGCCCACACAGAATGCCCGTCACGAGCGCATGCACGGTTCACTGAATCGAGCAGTGGGTGGACGGATGCGCGGGACAAGCTTGATGCAGCAACAGACCACGCTGCAGGCATTCCGTGAGGAGTTTAACGAACAACGCAGCCATGAGGCGCTGGGCAGGCAAACACCGGCCAGCGTGTATCAGCCCTCAAGGCGTCGGTACTCGCCCGTGCTGCGCCCGATTGAATATAACGTGGACCAGGCGGTTCGCAACGTTCGTCACAACGGCGAAATCAAGTGGCAGGGCCATCTGATCTACATCAGCGGGCTGTTAGCCAGACATCGCGTAGGCCTGCAAGAGGTGGAGAATGACCGGGTCGAGGTGCGATACAGCACCCATCTGCTCGGTCATATTAACCTCAAAACCGCGCGATTGGAGCCCGCATGCGAGTGGCATGCGGGGGAATAG
- a CDS encoding AMP-binding protein, which translates to MNITLPSYTSGTSETPLLGMTIGAMLDRTAATFPDTEALVCLHQDIRWTYREFVDKVNEAARGFLAIGVKQGDRVGIWSPNRYEWTVTQFATAKVGAILVNINPAYGMHELEFAMNLAGVSVLVTADSFKASDYRKTLYELAPELKAAKPGELKAARLPELRAVINLDADKHDGMWTWNEFVQSGSKVSQDELDKVQAQLQFDDPINIQFTSGTTGNPKGATLTHHNILNNGYFVAESQRFTEKDRLVIPVPLYHCFGMVMANLGCITHGSTMIYPDEGFEPTSVLQAVHQEKATALYGVPTMFIAELAVPEFESYDLSSLRTGIMAGSICPAEVMKKVNNKMNMKEVQIAYGMTETSPVSTQTSSLDPFEKQVTTVGRTQPHLETKIVDPATGNVVPRGEIGELCTRGYSVMLRYWNNEEKTREAIDDAGWMHTGDLATMDEDGFIQIVGRIKDMVIRGGENIYPKEIEEFLYTHPSIEEVQVTGIPDEKYGEELIAWVKLRPDADPLDADDLIAFCKGQIAHFKIPKNYKFVDSFPMTVTGKIQKFRMREISIEELQGEK; encoded by the coding sequence ATGAACATCACCCTTCCAAGTTACACCAGCGGAACCTCAGAGACCCCGCTGCTGGGCATGACCATCGGCGCCATGCTCGACCGCACCGCCGCAACATTCCCCGATACCGAGGCCCTGGTCTGTCTGCATCAGGACATTCGCTGGACCTATCGTGAATTCGTCGACAAGGTCAACGAGGCCGCCCGCGGCTTCCTGGCGATCGGCGTCAAGCAGGGCGACAGGGTCGGCATCTGGTCCCCCAACCGCTATGAGTGGACCGTCACCCAGTTTGCCACCGCCAAGGTGGGTGCCATACTGGTCAACATCAATCCGGCTTATGGCATGCACGAGTTGGAGTTCGCCATGAACCTCGCCGGTGTCAGCGTGCTGGTCACGGCGGACAGCTTCAAGGCATCGGATTACCGCAAGACCCTGTACGAGCTGGCGCCGGAACTGAAAGCCGCCAAGCCCGGCGAGCTGAAGGCGGCTCGCCTCCCGGAATTGCGCGCTGTTATCAACCTGGATGCCGACAAACATGACGGTATGTGGACCTGGAACGAGTTCGTACAGTCCGGCAGCAAGGTTAGCCAGGACGAACTGGACAAGGTCCAGGCCCAGCTTCAGTTCGATGACCCGATCAACATCCAGTTCACCTCCGGCACCACCGGCAATCCCAAGGGCGCCACCCTCACCCACCACAACATCCTGAACAACGGGTATTTCGTTGCCGAGAGCCAGCGTTTTACCGAGAAGGATCGCCTGGTGATTCCGGTGCCTCTGTATCACTGCTTCGGCATGGTCATGGCCAATTTGGGCTGTATTACCCATGGCTCGACCATGATTTATCCGGATGAGGGCTTCGAGCCGACATCCGTGTTGCAGGCGGTCCACCAGGAAAAGGCAACGGCGCTCTACGGTGTGCCCACCATGTTTATCGCCGAACTGGCGGTTCCGGAATTCGAATCCTACGACCTGTCTAGCCTGCGCACGGGCATCATGGCCGGCTCCATCTGCCCCGCGGAGGTAATGAAGAAGGTCAACAACAAGATGAATATGAAAGAGGTCCAGATCGCCTACGGTATGACCGAGACGAGTCCGGTATCCACCCAGACCAGTTCCCTTGACCCCTTTGAGAAACAGGTCACCACCGTCGGGCGCACCCAGCCACATCTGGAAACGAAAATTGTCGATCCGGCGACGGGCAACGTCGTTCCCCGTGGTGAAATCGGTGAGCTCTGCACCCGTGGCTACAGCGTTATGCTGCGGTACTGGAACAACGAGGAAAAGACCCGGGAAGCCATCGACGACGCCGGCTGGATGCATACCGGTGACCTCGCCACCATGGACGAAGACGGCTTTATCCAGATCGTCGGCCGGATCAAGGACATGGTCATCCGCGGCGGTGAGAACATCTACCCGAAAGAGATCGAAGAGTTCCTCTACACCCATCCGTCGATCGAAGAGGTCCAGGTGACCGGCATTCCCGACGAGAAATACGGCGAAGAGCTGATTGCCTGGGTGAAATTAAGGCCGGACGCTGATCCGTTGGATGCCGACGACCTGATCGCCTTCTGCAAGGGCCAGATCGCCCACTTCAAGATTCCCAAGAACTACAAGTTCGTGGATAGCTTCCCGATGACGGTCACCGGGAAGATCCAGAAGTTCAGGATGCGGGAAATTTCGATTGAGGAGCTGCAGGGGGAAAAGTAG
- a CDS encoding peroxidase-related enzyme (This protein belongs to a clade of uncharacterized proteins related to peroxidases such as the alkylhydroperoxidase AhpD.), giving the protein MNQNKNVVALDLPIPEIADMPEDTQKYFAICQEKLGMIPNVLTAYSQNLKQLEGFTHLYNELMLGEGELSKLEREMVAVVVSSENKCFYCLVAHGAAVRVLSDDPVLGEHMVMNYRSAKLDKRQRAMLDFASHLTRSPATVTEDDIQVLRDAGLSDRGIWDLSNLIGFYNMSNRVAIASDMRPNPEYHSQSR; this is encoded by the coding sequence ATGAACCAGAACAAGAATGTGGTTGCCCTTGATCTCCCGATTCCTGAAATCGCGGACATGCCGGAGGACACCCAGAAATACTTCGCGATCTGCCAGGAAAAACTGGGGATGATCCCGAACGTACTCACCGCCTACAGCCAGAACCTGAAGCAGTTGGAGGGGTTCACCCACCTCTACAACGAGCTGATGCTGGGCGAAGGCGAGCTCAGTAAGCTGGAGCGGGAAATGGTTGCGGTGGTGGTTTCCTCAGAGAACAAGTGTTTCTACTGCCTGGTGGCCCATGGCGCGGCGGTGCGGGTGCTCAGTGACGATCCTGTGCTGGGCGAGCATATGGTAATGAATTACCGCAGCGCCAAACTGGATAAGCGTCAGCGGGCGATGCTGGATTTCGCGTCGCACCTCACGCGCTCGCCGGCGACGGTAACCGAGGACGATATCCAGGTCCTGCGCGATGCGGGTCTTAGCGACCGTGGCATCTGGGACCTGAGTAACCTGATCGGTTTCTACAACATGTCCAATCGCGTCGCGATCGCCAGTGATATGCGACCCAACCCCGAGTACCACAGCCAAAGCCGCTAG
- a CDS encoding MerR family transcriptional regulator has protein sequence MVKKETYSISELAKEFDVTTRSIRFYEDQELLKPSRNGQTRIFSSKDRVRLKLILRGKRMGFSLAETKELFDLWDETLSGNEKQLLLMLETLSRKRAMLEQQKEDIAQAEMEMDVAETRCREALADLQKRKKAQQAPAKKEKAAANDQP, from the coding sequence ATGGTCAAAAAAGAAACGTACAGCATTAGCGAACTCGCCAAGGAGTTCGATGTAACGACGCGGAGTATCCGGTTTTACGAGGACCAGGAGTTACTTAAGCCCTCTCGCAACGGGCAAACGCGAATCTTCAGCTCCAAGGATCGGGTCCGGCTCAAGCTCATCCTGCGGGGTAAGCGCATGGGATTTTCCCTGGCCGAGACAAAGGAGCTTTTCGATCTTTGGGACGAGACCCTCAGCGGCAACGAAAAGCAGTTACTACTGATGCTTGAAACCCTGAGCCGCAAGCGCGCAATGCTTGAGCAGCAGAAGGAGGATATCGCGCAGGCCGAGATGGAGATGGATGTCGCCGAAACACGCTGCCGCGAAGCGCTGGCTGACCTGCAAAAAAGAAAGAAAGCGCAGCAAGCGCCGGCGAAAAAGGAAAAGGCGGCAGCCAACGATCAGCCCTAG
- a CDS encoding SGNH/GDSL hydrolase family protein encodes MTSTYGRRTYRFNASSIQRGLAALLCATALGGCSDLGYLLSNEKVTDADNDQVVFVGDSIFALSGEIQDQLEAKAGETFRRYTVSGAELSGSLITPSVPDQFREAVADNPDIDTMVGDGGGNDILIPAIALDPNNCKTPWYRFGQLSQDCKDMIDDIYVEGVDFLNEVAQAGAKNGILVGYYHTKNGLFRLDSMEEAVDYGNQTLARACRNSILDCAFVDPRPVITDRDIIFDGIHPAESGSKKIADLIWPELQPLL; translated from the coding sequence ATGACAAGTACATATGGACGCCGAACCTACCGATTCAACGCCTCAAGTATTCAGCGAGGCCTGGCTGCGCTGCTATGTGCGACCGCACTGGGCGGGTGTAGCGATCTCGGCTACCTGCTGAGCAACGAGAAGGTCACCGACGCCGATAACGACCAGGTGGTGTTCGTCGGTGACTCGATCTTCGCCCTGTCCGGCGAAATCCAGGACCAGCTGGAGGCCAAGGCCGGCGAAACCTTCCGCCGTTATACGGTTTCCGGTGCAGAGCTTAGTGGCAGCCTGATTACGCCCTCTGTGCCTGACCAGTTCCGCGAAGCCGTAGCGGACAATCCAGACATCGACACGATGGTCGGTGATGGCGGCGGCAACGACATCCTGATCCCCGCCATTGCGCTGGATCCCAACAACTGCAAGACGCCATGGTACCGCTTTGGCCAACTCAGTCAGGACTGCAAGGACATGATCGACGATATCTACGTCGAGGGCGTCGATTTCCTTAATGAGGTGGCTCAGGCGGGCGCCAAGAACGGTATCCTGGTGGGTTACTACCACACCAAGAACGGGCTGTTCCGGCTCGATAGCATGGAGGAAGCCGTGGATTACGGTAACCAGACCCTGGCCAGGGCCTGTCGGAACTCAATCCTGGACTGCGCGTTCGTGGATCCGCGCCCGGTGATCACTGACCGCGATATCATCTTCGACGGCATCCATCCCGCCGAGAGTGGCTCGAAGAAGATCGCCGACCTGATCTGGCCGGAACTGCAGCCGTTGCTATAA